A window of the Oncorhynchus keta strain PuntledgeMale-10-30-2019 unplaced genomic scaffold, Oket_V2 Un_contig_6655_pilon_pilon, whole genome shotgun sequence genome harbors these coding sequences:
- the LOC127926051 gene encoding uncharacterized protein LOC127926051 isoform X1 codes for MSSFMLVWLRERLLLSNVLLHAGLAQRVLSNVLLHVGLAQRVLSNVLLHVGLAQRVLSNVLHVGLAQRVLSNVLLHAGLAQRVLSNVLLHVGLAQRVLSNVLLHVGLAQRVLSNVLHVGLAQRVLSNVLLHVGLAQRVLSNVLLHVGLAQRVLSNVLLHAGLAQRVLSNVLLHVGLAQRVLSNVLHVGLAQRVLSNVLLHVGLAQRVLSNVLLHVGLAQRVLSNVLHVGLAQRVLSNVLLHVGLAQRVLSNVLLHVGLAQRVLSNVLLHVGLAQRVLSNVLLHAGLAQRVLSNVLLHVGLAQRVLSNVLLHVGLAQRVLSNVLLHVGLAQRVLSNVLLHVGLAQRVLSNVLLHVGLGQRVLSNVLLHVGLAQRVLSNVLLHAGLAQRVLSNVLLHAGLAQRVLSNVLLHVGLGQRVLSNVLLHVGLGQRVLSNVLLHVGLGQRVLSNVLLHVGLGQRVLSNVLLHVGLGQRVLSNVLLHAGLAQRVLSNVLLHAGLAQRVLSNVLLHVGLGHVHIGAKQKKNPQSETVSPGYSNDSLQG; via the exons atgtcctccttcatgttg gtctggctcagagaacgactactgttgtctaatgtcctcctccatgctggtctggctcagagagtgttgtctaatgtcctccttcatgttggtctggctcagagagtgttgtctaatgtcctccttcatgttggtctggctcagagagtgttgtctaatgtccttcatgttggtctggctcagagagtgttgtctaatgtcctcctccatgctggtctggctcagagagtgttgtctaatgtcctcctccatgttggtctggctcagagagtgttgtctaatgtcctccttcatgttggtctggctcagagagtgttgtctaatgtccttcatgttggtctggctcagagagtgttgtctaatgtcctcctccatgttggtctggctcagagagtgttgtctaatgtcctccttcatgttggtctggctcagagagtgttgtctaatgtcctcctccatgctggtctggctcagagagtgttgtctaatgtcctcctccatgttggtctggctcagagagtgttgtctaatgtccttcatgttggtctggctcaaagagtgttgtctaatgtcctcctccatgttggtctggctcagagagtgttgtctaatgtcctcctccatgttggtctggctcagagagtgttgtctaatgtccttcatgttggtctggctcaaagagtgttgtctaatgtcctcctccatgttggtctggctcagagagtgttgtctaatgtcctccttcatgttggtctggctcagagagtgttgtctaatgtcctcctccatgttggtctggctcagagagtcttgtctaatgtcctcctccatgctggtctggctcagagagtgttgtctaatgtcctccttcatgttggtctggctcagagagtgttgtctaatgtcctccttcatgttggtctggctcagagagtgttgtctaatgtcctccttcatgttggtctggctcagagagtgttgtctaatgtcctccttcatgttggtctggctcagagagtgttgtctaatgtcctccttcatgttggtctgggtcagagagtgttgtctaatgtcctccttcatgttggtctggctcagagagtgttgtctaatgtcctcctccatgctggtctggctcagagagtgttgtctaatgtcctcctccatgctggtctggctcagagagtgttgtctaatgtcctccttcatgttggtctgggtcagagagtgttgtctaatgtcctccttcatgttggtctgggtcagagagtgttgtctaatgtcctccttcatgttggtctgggtcagagagtgttgtctaatgtcctccttcatgttggtctgggtcagagagtgttgtctaatgtcctccttcatgttggtctgggtcagagagtgttgtctaatgtcctcctccatgctggtctggctcagagagtgttgtctaatgtcctcctccatgctggtctggctcagagagtgttgtctaatgtcctccttcatgttggtctgggTCATGTTCATATTGGTGCAAAACAGAAGAAAAACCCCCAGAGTGAAACAGTGAGTCCAGG atacagtaatgactccctccaggg gtaa
- the LOC127926051 gene encoding uncharacterized protein LOC127926051 isoform X3 — MSSFMLVWLRERLLLSNVLLHAGLAQRVLSNVLLHVGLAQRVLSNVLLHVGLAQRVLSNVLHVGLAQRVLSNVLLHAGLAQRVLSNVLLHVGLAQRVLSNVLLHVGLAQRVLSNVLHVGLAQRVLSNVLLHVGLAQRVLSNVLLHVGLAQRVLSNVLLHAGLAQRVLSNVLLHVGLAQRVLSNVLHVGLAQRVLSNVLLHVGLAQRVLSNVLLHVGLAQRVLSNVLHVGLAQRVLSNVLLHVGLAQRVLSNVLLHVGLAQRVLSNVLLHVGLAQRVLSNVLLHAGLAQRVLSNVLLHVGLAQRVLSNVLLHVGLAQRVLSNVLLHVGLAQRVLSNVLLHVGLAQRVLSNVLLHVGLGQRVLSNVLLHVGLAQRVLSNVLLHAGLAQRVLSNVLLHAGLAQRVLSNVLLHVGLGQRVLSNVLLHVGLGQRVLSNVLLHVGLGQRVLSNVLLHVGLGQRVLSNVLLHVGLGQRVLSNVLLHAGLAQRVLSNVLLHAGLAQRVLSNVLLHVGLGHVHIGAKQKKNPQSETVSPGYSNDSLQG; from the exons atgtcctccttcatgttg gtctggctcagagaacgactactgttgtctaatgtcctcctccatgctggtctggctcagagagtgttgtctaatgtcctccttcatgttggtctggctcagagagtgttgtctaatgtcctccttcatgttggtctggctcagagagtgttgtctaatgtccttcatgttggtctggctcagagagtgttgtctaatgtcctcctccatgctggtctggctcagagagtgttgtctaatgtcctcctccatgttggtctggctcagagagtgttgtctaatgtcctccttcatgttggtctggctcagagagtgttgtctaatgtccttcatgttggtctggctcagagagtgttgtctaatgtcctcctccatgttggtctggctcagagagtgttgtctaatgtcctccttcatgttggtctggctcagagagtgttgtctaatgtcctcctccatgctggtctggctcagagagtgttgtctaatgtcctcctccatgttggtctggctcagagagtgttgtctaatgtccttcatgttggtctggctcaaagagtgttgtctaatgtcctcctccatgttggtctggctcagagagtgttgtctaatgtcctcctccatgttggtctggctcagagagtgttgtctaatgtccttcatgttggtctggctcaaagagtgttgtctaatgtcctcctccatgttggtctggctcagagagtgttgtctaatgtcctccttcatgttggtctggctcagagagtgttgtctaatgtcctcctccatgttggtctggctcagagagtcttgtctaatgtcctcctccatgctggtctggctcagagagtgttgtctaatgtcctccttcatgttggtctggctcagagagtgttgtctaatgtcctccttcatgttggtctggctcagagagtgttgtctaatgtcctccttcatgttggtctggctcagagagtgttgtctaatgtcctccttcatgttggtctggctcagagagtgttgtctaatgtcctccttcatgttggtctgggtcagagagtgttgtctaatgtcctccttcatgttggtctggctcagagagtgttgtctaatgtcctcctccatgctggtctggctcagagagtgttgtctaatgtcctcctccatgctggtctggctcagagagtgttgtctaatgtcctccttcatgttggtctgggtcagagagtgttgtctaatgtcctccttcatgttggtctgggtcagagagtgttgtctaatgtcctccttcatgttggtctgggtcagagagtgttgtctaatgtcctccttcatgttggtctgggtcagagagtgttgtctaatgtcctccttcatgttggtctgggtcagagagtgttgtctaatgtcctcctccatgctggtctggctcagagagtgttgtctaatgtcctcctccatgctggtctggctcagagagtgttgtctaatgtcctccttcatgttggtctgggTCATGTTCATATTGGTGCAAAACAGAAGAAAAACCCCCAGAGTGAAACAGTGAGTCCAGGgt acagtaatgactccctccaggg gtaa
- the LOC127926051 gene encoding uncharacterized protein LOC127926051 isoform X2 — protein MSSFMLVWLRERLLLSNVLLHAGLAQRVLSNVLLHVGLAQRVLSNVLLHVGLAQRVLSNVLHVGLAQRVLSNVLLHAGLAQRVLSNVLLHVGLAQRVLSNVLLHVGLAQRVLSNVLHVGLAQRVLSNVLLHVGLAQRVLSNVLLHVGLAQRVLSNVLLHAGLAQRVLSNVLLHVGLAQRVLSNVLHVGLAQRVLSNVLLHVGLAQRVLSNVLLHVGLAQRVLSNVLHVGLAQRVLSNVLLHVGLAQRVLSNVLLHVGLAQRVLSNVLLHVGLAQRVLSNVLLHAGLAQRVLSNVLLHVGLAQRVLSNVLLHVGLAQRVLSNVLLHVGLAQRVLSNVLLHVGLAQRVLSNVLLHVGLGQRVLSNVLLHVGLAQRVLSNVLLHAGLAQRVLSNVLLHAGLAQRVLSNVLLHVGLGQRVLSNVLLHVGLGQRVLSNVLLHVGLGQRVLSNVLLHVGLGQRVLSNVLLHVGLGQRVLSNVLLHAGLAQRVLSNVLLHAGLAQRVLSNVLLHVGLGHVHIGAKQKKNPQSETVSPGYSNDSLQG, from the exons atgtcctccttcatgttg gtctggctcagagaacgactactgttgtctaatgtcctcctccatgctggtctggctcagagagtgttgtctaatgtcctccttcatgttggtctggctcagagagtgttgtctaatgtcctccttcatgttggtctggctcagagagtgttgtctaatgtccttcatgttggtctggctcagagagtgttgtctaatgtcctcctccatgctggtctggctcagagagtgttgtctaatgtcctcctccatgttggtctggctcagagagtgttgtctaatgtcctccttcatgttggtctggctcagagagtgttgtctaatgtccttcatgttggtctggctcagagagtgttgtctaatgtcctcctccatgttggtctggctcagagagtgttgtctaatgtcctccttcatgttggtctggctcagagagtgttgtctaatgtcctcctccatgctggtctggctcagagagtgttgtctaatgtcctcctccatgttggtctggctcagagagtgttgtctaatgtccttcatgttggtctggctcaaagagtgttgtctaatgtcctcctccatgttggtctggctcagagagtgttgtctaatgtcctcctccatgttggtctggctcagagagtgttgtctaatgtccttcatgttggtctggctcaaagagtgttgtctaatgtcctcctccatgttggtctggctcagagagtgttgtctaatgtcctccttcatgttggtctggctcagagagtgttgtctaatgtcctcctccatgttggtctggctcagagagtcttgtctaatgtcctcctccatgctggtctggctcagagagtgttgtctaatgtcctccttcatgttggtctggctcagagagtgttgtctaatgtcctccttcatgttggtctggctcagagagtgttgtctaatgtcctccttcatgttggtctggctcagagagtgttgtctaatgtcctccttcatgttggtctggctcagagagtgttgtctaatgtcctccttcatgttggtctgggtcagagagtgttgtctaatgtcctccttcatgttggtctggctcagagagtgttgtctaatgtcctcctccatgctggtctggctcagagagtgttgtctaatgtcctcctccatgctggtctggctcagagagtgttgtctaatgtcctccttcatgttggtctgggtcagagagtgttgtctaatgtcctccttcatgttggtctgggtcagagagtgttgtctaatgtcctccttcatgttggtctgggtcagagagtgttgtctaatgtcctccttcatgttggtctgggtcagagagtgttgtctaatgtcctccttcatgttggtctgggtcagagagtgttgtctaatgtcctcctccatgctggtctggctcagagagtgttgtctaatgtcctcctccatgctggtctggctcagagagtgttgtctaatgtcctccttcatgttggtctgggTCATGTTCATATTGGTGCAAAACAGAAGAAAAACCCCCAGAGTGAAACAGTGAGTCCAGG atacagtaatgactccctccaggggtaa
- the LOC127926051 gene encoding uncharacterized protein LOC127926051 isoform X4 — protein sequence MSSFMLVWLRERLLLSNVLLHAGLAQRVLSNVLLHVGLAQRVLSNVLLHVGLAQRVLSNVLHVGLAQRVLSNVLLHAGLAQRVLSNVLLHVGLAQRVLSNVLLHVGLAQRVLSNVLHVGLAQRVLSNVLLHVGLAQRVLSNVLLHVGLAQRVLSNVLLHAGLAQRVLSNVLLHVGLAQRVLSNVLHVGLAQRVLSNVLLHVGLAQRVLSNVLLHVGLAQRVLSNVLHVGLAQRVLSNVLLHVGLAQRVLSNVLLHVGLAQRVLSNVLLHVGLAQRVLSNVLLHAGLAQRVLSNVLLHVGLAQRVLSNVLLHVGLAQRVLSNVLLHVGLAQRVLSNVLLHVGLAQRVLSNVLLHVGLGQRVLSNVLLHVGLAQRVLSNVLLHAGLAQRVLSNVLLHAGLAQRVLSNVLLHVGLGQRVLSNVLLHVGLGQRVLSNVLLHVGLGQRVLSNVLLHVGLGQRVLSNVLLHVGLGQRVLSNVLLHAGLAQRVLSNVLLHAGLAQRVLSNVLLHVGLGHVHIGAKQKKNPQSETVSPGYSNDSLQG from the exons atgtcctccttcatgttg gtctggctcagagaacgactactgttgtctaatgtcctcctccatgctggtctggctcagagagtgttgtctaatgtcctccttcatgttggtctggctcagagagtgttgtctaatgtcctccttcatgttggtctggctcagagagtgttgtctaatgtccttcatgttggtctggctcagagagtgttgtctaatgtcctcctccatgctggtctggctcagagagtgttgtctaatgtcctcctccatgttggtctggctcagagagtgttgtctaatgtcctccttcatgttggtctggctcagagagtgttgtctaatgtccttcatgttggtctggctcagagagtgttgtctaatgtcctcctccatgttggtctggctcagagagtgttgtctaatgtcctccttcatgttggtctggctcagagagtgttgtctaatgtcctcctccatgctggtctggctcagagagtgttgtctaatgtcctcctccatgttggtctggctcagagagtgttgtctaatgtccttcatgttggtctggctcaaagagtgttgtctaatgtcctcctccatgttggtctggctcagagagtgttgtctaatgtcctcctccatgttggtctggctcagagagtgttgtctaatgtccttcatgttggtctggctcaaagagtgttgtctaatgtcctcctccatgttggtctggctcagagagtgttgtctaatgtcctccttcatgttggtctggctcagagagtgttgtctaatgtcctcctccatgttggtctggctcagagagtcttgtctaatgtcctcctccatgctggtctggctcagagagtgttgtctaatgtcctccttcatgttggtctggctcagagagtgttgtctaatgtcctccttcatgttggtctggctcagagagtgttgtctaatgtcctccttcatgttggtctggctcagagagtgttgtctaatgtcctccttcatgttggtctggctcagagagtgttgtctaatgtcctccttcatgttggtctgggtcagagagtgttgtctaatgtcctccttcatgttggtctggctcagagagtgttgtctaatgtcctcctccatgctggtctggctcagagagtgttgtctaatgtcctcctccatgctggtctggctcagagagtgttgtctaatgtcctccttcatgttggtctgggtcagagagtgttgtctaatgtcctccttcatgttggtctgggtcagagagtgttgtctaatgtcctccttcatgttggtctgggtcagagagtgttgtctaatgtcctccttcatgttggtctgggtcagagagtgttgtctaatgtcctccttcatgttggtctgggtcagagagtgttgtctaatgtcctcctccatgctggtctggctcagagagtgttgtctaatgtcctcctccatgctggtctggctcagagagtgttgtctaatgtcctccttcatgttggtctgggTCATGTTCATATTGGTGCAAAACAGAAGAAAAACCCCCAGAGTGAAACAGTGAGTCCAGGgt acagtaatgactccctccaggggtaa
- the LOC127926052 gene encoding perilipin-4-like, whose product MVMGLTRAIYMVLGLIRAISMVLSLIRAARSTVLGLIRTRSMVLGLIRAAISMVLCLIRAAISMVLGLIRAAISMVLGLIRAAISMVLGLIRAAKSMVLGLSRAAISMVLGLIRAARSMVLGLIRAAISMVLGLIRAAKSMVLGLIRAARSMVLGLIRAAISMVLGLIRAMCMVLGLIRAAISMVLGLIRAAISMVLGLIRAAISMVLCLIRTAISMVLGLIRAAIYMVLGIIRTAISMVLGLIRAAISMVLGIIRTAISMVLGLIRAARYMVLGLIITAVSMVLGLIRAARSMVLGLIRT is encoded by the exons ATGGTTATGGGTCTAACCAGAGCTATatatatggttctgggtctaatcagagctat atctatggttctgAGTCTAATAAGAGCTGCTAGATCTacggttctgggtctaatcagaactagatctatggttctgggtctaatcagagctgctatatctatggttctgtgtctaatcagagctgctatatctatggttctgggtctaatcagagctgctatatctatggttctgggtctaatcagagctgctatatctatggttctgggtctaatcagagctgctaaatctatggttctgggtctaagcagagctgctatatctatggttctgggtctaatcagagctgctagatctatggttctgggtctaatcagagctgctatatctatggttctgggtctaatcagagctgctaaatctatggttctgggtctaatcagagctgctagatctatggttctgggtctaatcagagctgctatatctatggttctgggtctaatcagagctatgtgtatggttctgggtctaatcagagctgctatatctatggttctgggtctaatcagagctgctatatctatggttctgggtctaatcagagctgctatatctatggttctgtgtCTAATCAgaactgctatatctatggttctgggtctaatcagagctgctatatatATGGTTCTGGGTATAATCAgaactgctatatctatggttctgggtctaatcagagctgctatatctatggttctgggtatAATCAgaactgctatatctatggttctgggtctaatcagagctgctagatatatggttctgggtctaatcataACTGctgtat